CTGCGCGACGAACCCTGCAACAACTGCAGATAATCGATCACGATCAGGCCGATGCCATGCTTGCGCTGCAGGCGACGCGCGCGGGTGCGCAGTGCGGCAATTGTCAGCGCAGGCGTATCGTCGATGTAGAGCGGCAGTTCCTGCAACTCGCGGCTAGCGCGCGAAAGCTCGCGAAAATCCTCGCGGCTGATCTTGCCCATGCGCAACGCTTCGGAACTGATGCCTGATTGCTCAGCAAGGATACGCGTCGCCAGCTGGTCCGCAGACATTTCAAGACTGAAAAAGGCGGTCTTGGCGCCAACACCCTTTTCCTCAGGGATGCCATCCTCCCGGTCACGCAGCCAGCGCTGCGCCGCATTGAAGGCGATGTTGGTGGCAAGCGAGGTCTTGCCCATGCCCGGGCGTCCGGCAAGGATGATAAGGTCGGAATTATGCAGGCCGCCGCATTTGGCGTTTATGCTGTCGAGGCCTGTGGTCACGCCCGAAAGATGTCCACCCGAATTCAGGGCCTTTTCGACATTTTTGATCGCCTCGGTCGATGCGGCAAGGAAGCTTTTCATGCTTCCGGTTTCACCTTCGCCCTCGGCAACCTTGTAAAGCTGCGCCTCTGCCTGTTCGATCTGCGCCTTGGGGTCGACAACATCGCTGGTGTCGAGCGCTCCCGCCACTAGCCCGCGCCCGACGCTTACCAATTCGCGCAACAGGGCAAGGTCGTAAATCTGCTGGGCAAAATCCCGCGCGCCGATCAGGCCAGAGCCGTCGGCCGTCAACCGGACGAGATAGCCGGGGCCGCCCAGCTCCTTCATAGTCTCGTCGCTTTCGAACAGCGGCTTCAGCGTCACCGGCGTCACAAGCATATTGCGGTCGATCAGCCGCAATATCTGGTCATAGATGCGCCCATGTAGCGGTTCGAAGAAATGTTCTGGGCGCAGCTTGATCGAGACATCTTCAAGGATGCGGTTGTCGATCATCAGCGCGCCAAGGAAGGCCGCCTCTGCCTCTACATTGCGCGGCAGGCGCTGCTCCTCTCCATCATTGGAGGCGGCAAGTCGGATCGGTTCGGCCATGGTGATGCTATCGAATAGCATGGCGTTGTAGGCAAGGGGGACAAAAAATTGTTCCGGGGACAGGCCTGTGGACAATTTACCGGACGGCTCTTGCCCCTGCCGTTGCATAGGTTAGAGGAAAGTCATGGCAGACCCGCGTATCATTTCCGTCGATCTTGACGAAGCGACCATCTTGCGTCGCAACGCTGATATCGAACAGGAACGGCGGGTGGCGATCTTCGATCTGATCGAGGAAAATCATTTCAAGCCTCTGCGCGATATGGGCGGCGGCTATGAAGGGCCTTTTCGCCTCAAGCTCAGCGTTACCGAAGGCCGACTGATCATCGATATCGCCCGCGAAGACGGGACGCCGCATGAGGCACTTATCCTTGGTCTTGGCCGTTTCCAGCGGCCGGTTCGCGAGTATTTCGCGATTTGTGACAGCTATTATCAGGCGATTCGCAAGGCGACAGCTGCGGAAATCGAGACGATTGATATGGCTCGGCGCGGGGTCCACAATGCTGCCGCCGAACTGCTGATCGAACGGCTCGAAGGCAAGATCGAGGTCGATTTTGCAACCGCGCGGCGATTGTTTACGTTGATTTGCGTCCTCCATATCAAGCAATAGGCGTTCGGGGACAATCAGGATTGTATGAATGGCCAGCGCTAATTTCCGGACGTGGCGAAACGTCGCAATCGTGCTTGCCCTGCTTCTGGGCGTGTTTGTCGCCTGGCGCGCGGCGGGGGGTTATGCCCCATCGCGCAACGAATTTGCGGTGCAGGGCATTGTGGTCGATTCGCAGGTTGGCCCCATAAATTGGCCGACGCTGGCAGCGACGGGCGTTGATTTCGCCTATATCGCTGCGACCGATGGGGTGAAGCCGCGCGACAGCCGCTTTGCCGCTAACATGGCAGGCGCAGCCGATGCAGGCGTGCGCTATGGTGCGCTTCACCGTTTTGATTTGTGCCGATTGGCGAGTGATCAGGCGACCAGCTTTATCACCACCGTTCCACGCAGTGAAACGGCGTTGCCTGCGGCGGTCGAATTCCATTTCAGCGAGAGCTGCGCTGCCCGGCCGGACCGGGCGCTGGTTTTGTCCGAGGTTGCAACCTTTCTCGGGCAGGTAGAGGCCCATCTTGGAAAGCCCGCAATCCTGAAACTTTCTCAGGAGTTTGAGGAACATTACCGGCTGACAACTGCAATTGACCGCAATGTCTGGCTTGAAAAGACTTGGCTGCTGCCTGATTACGCCGCCCGCCCCTGGGTGATGTGGACCGCGAATCTGTCGCGCCGTGTAGAGGGCGTTGATCAAACTGTGGAATGGGCGGTGGTGCGCGAATGACGATGAATGCAGAAAAATTGGTTGCGGCGGCAGTCGCCGCTGCGAAAAATGCCTATGCGCCTTACTCCAACTTCCATGTCGGCGCGGCGTTGCTTCTTGATAATGGCGATGTCGTGACTGGCGCTAATTTCGAAAATGCCAGCTACGGAATGACGCTGTGTGCGGAAACTGTCGCGATTGCCAAGGCGAACAGTGATGGTCAGATGCGCCGGATCGTCGCAATCGCGGTTGCCGGCGGGCCCAAGGCGGGCGACGGCGGCACAACATTAGGGGCTGAGGCAATCACCCCCTGCGGCCGCTGCCGCCAAGTAATCAAGGAAGTTGCCGATGAAGTCGCAATCGATCTGCCCGTCTATTGCGCCAAGCAAGGCGGGCATGACACGCATTTGCTGTCGGAATTGCTGCCTTATGGATTCGGCCCTGCAAGTTTGAAGTAAAAATCGCGCCTTGCGCTTGCTTGGCAAAGCGGCAAAAGCTTTGCGCCATACAGGGAGGCTTCATGGCAATTCTTTCGGACAAGTGGATCAGGCAGCAAGCTAAAGAAAACGGGATGATCGAACCGTTCGTAGAGGCGCAGCGCCGCGACGGTTGTATCAGCTATGGCCTGTCCTCCTATGGTTATGACGCGCGCGTTGCGCCTGAGTTCAAGATTTTCACAAATGTCGATTCGAGCGTTGTCGATCCGAAGGAATTCGATCCCAAAAGCTTTGTCGACCGCGAAACCGATGTCTGCATCATCCCGCCCAACAGCTTTGCGCTTGCCCGCACCGTTGAATATTTTCGCGTGCCGCGCGACGTGCTCGTCATCTGCCTCGGCAAGAGCACCTACGCCCGTTGCGGGATTATCGTCAACGTAACCCCGCTCGAGCCGGGCTGGGAAGGCCATGTCACGCTGGAATTTTCCAACACCACGCCGCTGCCCGCGAAGATCTATGCCAATGAAGGCGCGTGCCAGTTCCTCTTCCTGCAGGGCAATGAGCCCTGCGAGACCAGCTATGCCGACCGTGCGGGCAAATATATGGGACAGAAGGGCGTTACGCTGCCCCGGTTGTGATCTTGGAATTCGGCTAAATCATTACCCTCCCGCATGCGGCAAGGAAGGAAGCAGTCGACGTCCCGTCTTGCCCAATTTAATCGATCAATTAAACATGGCGCCCATACAGCCAGAGGAGAGGCCCCATGACCACCCCGCTTTTTGACCAATGGCGCAGCCGATCCCCGCATTATGACGAAAGCCATGAGGCAGTGTGTGATACTGTGCGCCGCTTTGTTGAGCGCGAGATTACACCCCATGTTGATGCTTGGGAGGCTGCAGGCGAATTGCCCCGCAGCTTGCACAAAAAGGCAGCCGAGGCCGGCATATTGGGCCTTGGCTATCCAGCCGAATTTGGCGGCACCGGACGTGCGGATTTCGATATCTTCCACTCGCTGGTCCAATCAGAGGAACTGTGCCGGCCTGGCGCGGGCGGTATCCCCGCTTCGCTGATGACGCACGGCATCGGCCTGCCGCCGATCCTGGCCATGGGTAGCGAAACGATGAAGGCGCGGATTGCGCCAGAAGTGCTGAGCGGCGAGAAGATCATTGCGCTCGGCATCACCGAGCCGTCTGGCGGATCGGATGTCGCGAACATCCGGACCAAGGCAGAGCGCAAGGGCGCAAGCTATATCGTCAACGGCAGCAAAACCTATATCACCAGCGGCATGCGGGCCGATTATGTGACGCTGGCGGTGCGCACTGGCGGGCCGGGCATGGGTGGCATTTCGTTGCTACTGGTGGAGACAAACCAGCCCGGTTTCACCCGCACCCCGCTTGCCAAAATGGGCTGGCATGCCTCGGACACCGCAACATTGCATTTCGACGATGTCGAGGTGCCTGCAGAAAATTTGATCGGCCCCGAAAATGGGGGGTTCATGGGCATCATGCGCAATTTTAATGGCGAACGGCTTGGCATGGCGCAGCAGGCGGCGGCCTATGCCCGCGTCTGTTTCGAGGATGCTCTGGAATGGGCACAGCAACGAGAGGTGTTCGGCAAGCCGCTGGTTCGTAATCAGGCGATCCGGCACAAGCTGGCCGACATGATCCGCCAGATTAACGCGACCCAGGCTTTTATCGACCAATGTGCGTGGAGCGCGAGAGCGGACAAGGCCTTTCCCGGCGACTTCGCATTGCTGAAGGTGCAGGCCACCCGCACCATGGAATTTTGCGCGCGTGAGGCCTGCCAGATATTGGGCGGCGCAAGCTTCATGCGCGGCTGCCGCGTCGAACGCATCTATCGTGAGGTGCGCGTGATGGCGATTGGCGGGGGTAGCGAGGAGATTATGTTCGACCTGGCAGGGCGGCAGTACAATTTCTGACGGCGCATAGGTCGCGCGCACATGAGGCCACCGCGAAAACACTGTTTTGACTTCGACCGGCCATGGGCGCATCTGCTGGACCAACATAGAATCAGGAGAGAGCAATGTCCAAGGATGCCCGCGAATTTGACATCATCGTCTATGGAGCCACCGGCTATACAGGCCGGCTTGTCGCCGAATATCTGAAGGACAAGGCGGGCCTGAAATGGGCGATGGCGGGGCGCAGCCAAGCGAAGCTGGAGGAGGTGCGTGATCTGATCGGTGCGCCGGCGGATACACCGCTGGTCGTTGCCGATGCCTCTGATCCGGCATCGCTCGACGCGATGGCAAAGCGCACCAAGGTGGTGCTGACCACGGTTGGCCCCTATCAGCTTTACGGCAATGAACTGGTCGCGGCCTGTGTGGCCAATGGCACCGATTATACCGACCTGTGCGGCGAACCTGCATGGATGCGCCAGAAAATCGACGAACATCATGAAGCCGCCAAGGCGAGCGGAGCGCGGATTGTGTTTTCGGCCGGTTTCGATTCGATCCCTTTCGACCTTGGCGTGCTGATGCTGCAACGCCATGCGACGGAAAAATTCGGTACGCCTGCTCCGCGCGTAAAAGGCCGGGTGCGTGCGATGCAGGGCAAATTTTCGGGTGGGACGGCTGCCAGCCTGAAGGCGACGATGGCGGCCGCGGCAAAGGATCGCGCGGTGATCGGCTATCTCACCCACCCGTTCAGTCTTGCGGGCGGCTTTGAAGGGCCGGCCCAGCCGGCGGGCAATGCGCCCGAATATGACGAGGGGCTGGACAGCTGGGCGACCAGTTTCATCATGGCGCCGATTAACACCAAGAATGTCCACCGCACCAATGCGTTGCTCGGCCATCCTTATGGCACCGACTTTGTTTATGATGAAATGATGCTGACCGGTCCGGGAGATGCGGGAAAGCAGGCCGCCGACTTTGTTGCCAAGACGCCGATGATTGGCACGGCAAACGATCCCAAGCCGGGCGAGGGGCCGACCAAGGAAGAACGCGACACCGGCTTTTACGATGTGCTGTTTGTCGGTGAATATCCCGATGGCCGGCGTGCGCTCTATTCGGTAAAGGGTGATCGCGATCCGGGCTATGGCTCGACGTCGAAGATGATCGCTGAAACCGCCATCGCCCTGGTTGAAAATGACGGACCTGGCGGGGTTACTACCCCCGGTGCGGCCTTGGGGGCGAAGCTGGTCGATCGGCTGCAGGCGCATGCCGGGCTGACCTTTACGGTTGAAGGCTAGGCGTCACTTCCTCCTCGCTTGCGGGAGGGACGTTGGTTTTCTGCTATTCACTTCCCCTTCAGCATGCCGCTCCCTATATGGCGCGTCATGCTGGGACGTCTGTTCAAAAAAGCCATTCCTTTCCGTCCGCTTGATACGGCGCGCGTGCCTGATGGCGTGCGCGTGTATGCGATCGGCGACATTCATGGGCGCCATGACCTGTTGACGGCGCTGCTCGCCAAAATCGAAGCCGATGATGCGGCGCGCGGTGCGGCAGAGACGCAGATTGTGTTTCTCGGCGACCTTGTGGATCGGGGGCCGGACAGTGCGGCCGTGGTTGAAACGGCGATGGCGCTGAAAGCAGCGGGACGGAATGTTCGTTTCCTCGCCGGCAACCATGAGGAAGTGTTCATCAAGGCTTGCCGCGAACGCGATTCAAAGACGCTGCGTTTCTTCCTGAAGATTGGCGGCGACGCGACGCTACAAAGCTATCCGATCACCCGCTCTGAATATGTCGAGCTGGATATTGAACAGCTTGCAGAACGGCTCGAAACGCTGGTGCCGGAGGCGCACCTTGCCTTCCTCGAAGGTTTCGAGGACATGATCATCGTCGGCGATTATGCCTTTGTTCATGCCGGCGTCCGTCCCGGCGTGCCGCTGGATCAGCAGAAAACGAGCGATCTGCGCTGGATTCGCGACGAATTTGTTGGCCAGCGGGGCGATCTGGAAAAGGTCATCATCTATGGCCACACGATTTATGAGGATGTCGACGAGCGCGGATCACGGATCGGTATTGATACCGGGGCCTATGACAGCGGCAAACTGACGGCGATCGGCCTTGAGGGCGGTGAGCGCTGGTATCTGCAGACCTGAAACGACAATGTGCCGGTGCGGCGACTGAATGTCATGATAAAGGGCGGTGCCTTGCGGACCGCCCCTATCAATTTTTTGCCGGTTCAGGTTTGTTGTCAGGCGACCTGCGCCTCATCATATTCCATGTCTTCCAGATCGCGCAGCACATAGCCGCGGCCCCAGACGGTTTCGATGTAGTTTTCCCCGCCACAGGCCAACGCCAGTTTCTTGCGCAGCTTGCAAATGAAGACATCGATGATCTTGAGTTCGGGTTCGTCCATGCCGCCATAAAGGTGGTTGAGGAACATTTCTTTGGTCAGCGTGGTGCCCTTGCGCAGCGAGAGTAACTCGAGCATCGCATATTCTTTGCCGGTCAGGTGCACGCGGGCACCATCGACTTCGACGGTTTTGGCGTCGAGGTTCACAGCCAGCTTTCCAGTGCGGATCACCGACTGGCTGTGGCCTTTTGAACGGCGCACAACTGCGTGGATACGGGCAACCAGTTCTTCACGGTGGAACGGCTTGGTCACATAATCGTCGGCACCAAAACCAAAGCTGCGTACCTTGCTGTCCATTTCGGAAATGCCCGAAAGGATCAGAACCGGCGTCTGCACCTTGGCGACACGCAATTTCTTCAGCACGTCATAGCCGTGCATGTCGGGCAGGTTGAGATCGAGCAGGATGATATCGTAATCATACAACTTACCCAGATCGAGGCCTTCTTCGCCCAGATCCGTCGAATAGACATTGAATCCCTCGGTCGCGAGCATCATCTCGATAGCTTTCGCGGTGGTAGGTTCGTCTTCAATCAGCAACACGCGCATGCGGCTCGCCCCTTTTGCTTAATGCAACCCCCGATAAACCGCTGCCCGGAATGGCAACGCGCCCATCGGCTGTAATTAACCATAAGGGAAATGAACTGAAAAGGTTAATTTGGTGTTAACGCGCAGAAATCCACGAGTCGCGAGTATCGGAATGCGCGAAAGTGACTCAAATCCTTGGGTTTTTGAAAATCCCTGACGGAAAAAATTTTCGGCGCCCCCTGCTTTGTGCAGTCATTTTGGTTCATTGCGGCTTTGCAAAGCTTCGATCTCGCGTTAGCAATGCCGCAGCTATCGCGCGCTTCGACCGGTAAATGTCGGCGAAGCGCTCAATGAGGGGACTATTCATGAAGCTGCATAAACTCGCTCTGTTTCTGACCGTGTCAAGCCTGGCCGTGCCCGGGTTCGCGCAGGATGCAGGCCTGCCCGACGATGCCAATAAGGTCACTGACACGGCCGAGCAGTCGATCGTCGTTACCGGATCGCGGATCAAGCGTGACCCGAATGACAGCTCGCTGCCGGTTACCGTGATCACGCCTGACGATATTTCGCGTGAAGGCATCAATAGCCCCGAACAGCTCATCTCCTTCCTGACCAGCAACGGCAATGGTGCCGACAATTTGGCGTCTAACTCCGACGTAACCAGCGGTGCTCAGCGCGGCACCAACGGTCTTTCTGCTGCGAACCTGCGCGGTCAGGGTTCGGCGTCGACGCTTGTTCTTCTGAACGGTCGCCGCGTGGCTGCTCACGGCCTTACCGGTGCAGCGGTTGACGTAAACCAGATCCCCTTCGCTGCGATCGAGCGTATCGAAGTGCTGAAAGATGGCGCCTCGGCCATTTACGGCACCGACGCGATTGGCGGTGTGATCAACTTCATCACGAAGAACAATTTTCAGGGTCTTGCCTTGAATGGCTTTGTTGACATCGCTGAAGCGGGTGACAGCCCGATCTACCGCCTTTCGGGTACGGTCGGTTATGGCGACATCAATGACGATGGTTTCAACGTCATGGCCGCGGTCAGCAAAAGCTGGAACGGTGTGCTCTATGGTAAGGATCGCGATTTCGTAAACGGAAATCAGCCGAATCGCGGCCTTTCGGTCGATACGCGTGGTACCCCGATCGCCACTATGTTCCCTGCCAATCCGAACAGCATTTTTGCGCCCACAGGTTCGCTGCTCGGCGGAACCACCGGTGCGACTGTGCTGTCCGGACTTGTGATCCCCGGTACGACGACACTGGCAAATGGCGGAATCAACTTCCTTGATCTTCCCGGCGGCGCAGGTTGTGCAAGCATGGAAGGCGGCATGGCTTATGATGAAGTACTCTGGGCTATCCCTGGCGCGCGTTTCGCCTGTTCGTGGGATACCGGTCGTGCGGCCACGCTGCAGCAGCCGCTGGAAACACTGACCTATTATGGCAAGGCAACGTTGGCTTTGGGCGATCATCGCATCGCTGCCGAAGTGACCGGATCGGACGCCGATTCATCGAAGCGTTTCTCGAACAACCAATATTCGATCAACGCGACCTCGTTGCCGCTTTACTATCCGCTCAATGCGACGACGGCTTCGACCTATAACG
This portion of the Sphingobium sp. genome encodes:
- a CDS encoding response regulator transcription factor; this translates as MRVLLIEDEPTTAKAIEMMLATEGFNVYSTDLGEEGLDLGKLYDYDIILLDLNLPDMHGYDVLKKLRVAKVQTPVLILSGISEMDSKVRSFGFGADDYVTKPFHREELVARIHAVVRRSKGHSQSVIRTGKLAVNLDAKTVEVDGARVHLTGKEYAMLELLSLRKGTTLTKEMFLNHLYGGMDEPELKIIDVFICKLRKKLALACGGENYIETVWGRGYVLRDLEDMEYDEAQVA
- a CDS encoding saccharopine dehydrogenase NADP-binding domain-containing protein; the encoded protein is MSKDAREFDIIVYGATGYTGRLVAEYLKDKAGLKWAMAGRSQAKLEEVRDLIGAPADTPLVVADASDPASLDAMAKRTKVVLTTVGPYQLYGNELVAACVANGTDYTDLCGEPAWMRQKIDEHHEAAKASGARIVFSAGFDSIPFDLGVLMLQRHATEKFGTPAPRVKGRVRAMQGKFSGGTAASLKATMAAAAKDRAVIGYLTHPFSLAGGFEGPAQPAGNAPEYDEGLDSWATSFIMAPINTKNVHRTNALLGHPYGTDFVYDEMMLTGPGDAGKQAADFVAKTPMIGTANDPKPGEGPTKEERDTGFYDVLFVGEYPDGRRALYSVKGDRDPGYGSTSKMIAETAIALVENDGPGGVTTPGAALGAKLVDRLQAHAGLTFTVEG
- a CDS encoding cytidine deaminase, encoding MTMNAEKLVAAAVAAAKNAYAPYSNFHVGAALLLDNGDVVTGANFENASYGMTLCAETVAIAKANSDGQMRRIVAIAVAGGPKAGDGGTTLGAEAITPCGRCRQVIKEVADEVAIDLPVYCAKQGGHDTHLLSELLPYGFGPASLK
- a CDS encoding UPF0262 family protein translates to MADPRIISVDLDEATILRRNADIEQERRVAIFDLIEENHFKPLRDMGGGYEGPFRLKLSVTEGRLIIDIAREDGTPHEALILGLGRFQRPVREYFAICDSYYQAIRKATAAEIETIDMARRGVHNAAAELLIERLEGKIEVDFATARRLFTLICVLHIKQ
- a CDS encoding acyl-CoA dehydrogenase family protein, with the protein product MTTPLFDQWRSRSPHYDESHEAVCDTVRRFVEREITPHVDAWEAAGELPRSLHKKAAEAGILGLGYPAEFGGTGRADFDIFHSLVQSEELCRPGAGGIPASLMTHGIGLPPILAMGSETMKARIAPEVLSGEKIIALGITEPSGGSDVANIRTKAERKGASYIVNGSKTYITSGMRADYVTLAVRTGGPGMGGISLLLVETNQPGFTRTPLAKMGWHASDTATLHFDDVEVPAENLIGPENGGFMGIMRNFNGERLGMAQQAAAYARVCFEDALEWAQQREVFGKPLVRNQAIRHKLADMIRQINATQAFIDQCAWSARADKAFPGDFALLKVQATRTMEFCAREACQILGGASFMRGCRVERIYREVRVMAIGGGSEEIMFDLAGRQYNF
- a CDS encoding replicative DNA helicase, with amino-acid sequence MAEPIRLAASNDGEEQRLPRNVEAEAAFLGALMIDNRILEDVSIKLRPEHFFEPLHGRIYDQILRLIDRNMLVTPVTLKPLFESDETMKELGGPGYLVRLTADGSGLIGARDFAQQIYDLALLRELVSVGRGLVAGALDTSDVVDPKAQIEQAEAQLYKVAEGEGETGSMKSFLAASTEAIKNVEKALNSGGHLSGVTTGLDSINAKCGGLHNSDLIILAGRPGMGKTSLATNIAFNAAQRWLRDREDGIPEEKGVGAKTAFFSLEMSADQLATRILAEQSGISSEALRMGKISREDFRELSRASRELQELPLYIDDTPALTIAALRTRARRLQRKHGIGLIVIDYLQLLQGSSRSSDNRVNEISEISRGLKTLAKELQVPVIALSQLSRAVEQREDKRPQLSDLRESGSIEQDADMVWFVFREDYYVAAREPKHGSEGDAKATEEYEKWRQEMERVFGTAELIVAKQRHGSTGKVRMKFEAKITRFSDLADDSYADQGYD
- a CDS encoding GH25 family lysozyme translates to MASANFRTWRNVAIVLALLLGVFVAWRAAGGYAPSRNEFAVQGIVVDSQVGPINWPTLAATGVDFAYIAATDGVKPRDSRFAANMAGAADAGVRYGALHRFDLCRLASDQATSFITTVPRSETALPAAVEFHFSESCAARPDRALVLSEVATFLGQVEAHLGKPAILKLSQEFEEHYRLTTAIDRNVWLEKTWLLPDYAARPWVMWTANLSRRVEGVDQTVEWAVVRE
- the dcd gene encoding dCTP deaminase — translated: MAILSDKWIRQQAKENGMIEPFVEAQRRDGCISYGLSSYGYDARVAPEFKIFTNVDSSVVDPKEFDPKSFVDRETDVCIIPPNSFALARTVEYFRVPRDVLVICLGKSTYARCGIIVNVTPLEPGWEGHVTLEFSNTTPLPAKIYANEGACQFLFLQGNEPCETSYADRAGKYMGQKGVTLPRL
- a CDS encoding metallophosphoesterase family protein, giving the protein MLGRLFKKAIPFRPLDTARVPDGVRVYAIGDIHGRHDLLTALLAKIEADDAARGAAETQIVFLGDLVDRGPDSAAVVETAMALKAAGRNVRFLAGNHEEVFIKACRERDSKTLRFFLKIGGDATLQSYPITRSEYVELDIEQLAERLETLVPEAHLAFLEGFEDMIIVGDYAFVHAGVRPGVPLDQQKTSDLRWIRDEFVGQRGDLEKVIIYGHTIYEDVDERGSRIGIDTGAYDSGKLTAIGLEGGERWYLQT